The Haloplanus salinarum genome includes a region encoding these proteins:
- a CDS encoding efflux RND transporter permease subunit, with product MSDIGTRVRDGLERLGERSARDPRPVVAVVVVLILLSGGVAATSLQMSMGMTLYIDDDSQTATEWKGLKDDFETGNNVFVVVESDRLYDPETIRAIDRLDRRYTGLDETTRVISLADLVRAGNDGRIPETETGVRRALDRATDRNPELAGMERQVVPEAGTTIILADYGDVGTFDRGRLLPQRGADIVYGEIQEETELAALPPGLSVTITGQPVFENAAFGLMLPEMITLFAGAFALIFGVVYLVMRSKVERGWHVFLPLGTAMTALIYMTGAMGVLGYNFNAIMLGVMPIALGLGIDYGLQIQTRYLEERSNGRAPVEAAGQATRTTGRALLIAMGTTVVGLGSLLVSAVPPVQQFGVTSAVSVAASMLLSVTLLPALLVRFDAGASESETGTRDATDGETEYDRLEAAMGAVTRRVTAGRPLVTLLIAFLLVSGGAYAYPQVEPRQQMMDFWPQNLDAKEDLERLEDTVEGSKVIYVVVETDQAYTPETFREVATYQRLMLENPNVNAVRSPVTTVRMENGGSIPETQHRLDGSLEAASEGPNAIRDPADQPSKLLLTFYVDDVEGEPVRTLIDEFHGNADYTLTTADQVQVTGKPVLNRNVIENVTAGLTPMTLLSFTLGFVFLAFAFRSVKISATLIAAVAGSAALLVTGAMYLVGVPWNPLTITMSSLTLGIGIDYGVHVFERFEYEVAERGRSRVDAATTAVAKLSRPVLGSSFTTIFGFGVLTISQFPVLANFGVTTVFAIALSLVAAFGILPAALVTVRLIERGESTTPADPAGN from the coding sequence ATGTCCGACATCGGCACCCGCGTCAGGGACGGTCTCGAACGGCTCGGTGAGCGGAGTGCCCGCGACCCCCGGCCGGTCGTCGCCGTCGTCGTCGTCCTGATCCTCCTCTCGGGTGGGGTCGCAGCCACCTCGCTCCAGATGAGTATGGGGATGACCCTCTACATCGACGACGACTCGCAGACTGCAACGGAGTGGAAGGGGCTGAAAGACGACTTCGAGACGGGGAACAACGTCTTCGTCGTCGTCGAATCCGATCGGCTGTACGATCCGGAGACGATACGGGCTATCGACCGGCTGGACCGACGATACACCGGCCTCGACGAGACGACTCGGGTGATCAGCCTCGCCGACCTCGTTCGGGCAGGCAACGACGGGCGGATTCCCGAGACGGAGACCGGCGTCCGCCGCGCACTCGATCGGGCGACCGACCGGAACCCCGAACTGGCGGGAATGGAACGGCAGGTCGTCCCCGAGGCCGGCACGACGATCATCCTCGCCGACTACGGCGACGTCGGGACGTTCGATCGGGGGCGGCTGCTCCCCCAGCGTGGCGCCGACATCGTCTACGGCGAGATCCAAGAGGAGACGGAACTCGCCGCGCTCCCGCCCGGACTGTCGGTGACCATCACCGGCCAGCCCGTCTTCGAGAACGCCGCCTTCGGGCTCATGTTACCGGAGATGATCACGCTGTTCGCGGGCGCGTTCGCGCTCATCTTCGGAGTCGTCTATCTGGTCATGCGCTCGAAGGTCGAGCGTGGCTGGCACGTCTTCCTCCCGCTGGGGACGGCCATGACCGCGCTGATCTACATGACCGGCGCGATGGGCGTACTCGGCTACAACTTCAACGCCATCATGCTGGGTGTCATGCCCATCGCGCTCGGTCTGGGTATCGACTACGGCCTCCAGATCCAGACCCGCTATCTCGAAGAGCGGTCGAACGGTCGGGCGCCCGTCGAGGCGGCGGGGCAGGCCACTCGGACCACCGGCCGGGCGCTGCTGATCGCGATGGGCACCACCGTGGTGGGGCTGGGCTCGCTGCTCGTCTCCGCGGTGCCCCCGGTCCAGCAGTTCGGGGTCACGAGCGCCGTCAGCGTCGCCGCGAGTATGCTCCTCTCGGTGACCCTGTTGCCGGCCTTGCTGGTCCGATTCGATGCGGGCGCGAGCGAGTCCGAGACGGGGACACGGGACGCCACGGACGGCGAGACGGAGTACGACCGGCTCGAAGCCGCGATGGGGGCGGTGACCCGACGAGTGACCGCCGGGCGGCCGCTGGTGACGCTCCTGATCGCCTTCCTGCTGGTCTCCGGGGGCGCCTACGCCTACCCGCAGGTCGAACCTCGCCAGCAGATGATGGACTTTTGGCCCCAGAACCTCGACGCCAAGGAGGATCTGGAGCGCCTGGAGGACACCGTCGAGGGGTCGAAAGTCATCTACGTCGTCGTCGAAACAGATCAGGCGTACACCCCCGAGACGTTCCGGGAGGTGGCCACCTACCAGCGGTTGATGCTGGAGAATCCGAACGTGAATGCGGTGAGAAGCCCGGTGACGACCGTTCGGATGGAAAACGGCGGATCGATCCCCGAGACCCAGCACCGACTCGACGGTAGTCTCGAGGCCGCAAGCGAGGGACCGAACGCGATCCGTGATCCGGCGGACCAGCCGAGTAAACTGCTCTTGACCTTCTACGTCGACGACGTGGAGGGCGAGCCGGTCCGGACGCTGATCGACGAGTTCCACGGCAACGCCGACTACACCCTGACGACGGCCGATCAGGTGCAGGTGACGGGCAAGCCCGTCCTCAACCGGAACGTCATCGAGAACGTGACCGCCGGACTGACGCCGATGACGCTGTTGAGCTTCACGCTCGGGTTCGTCTTCCTGGCCTTTGCCTTCCGCTCGGTGAAGATTTCGGCGACCCTGATCGCCGCCGTCGCCGGCAGCGCCGCGTTGCTGGTGACGGGAGCGATGTATCTGGTCGGCGTCCCCTGGAACCCCCTGACGATCACGATGTCGTCGTTGACCCTCGGGATCGGCATCGACTACGGCGTCCACGTGTTCGAGCGCTTCGAATACGAGGTGGCCGAACGGGGACGGTCGCGGGTCGATGCCGCGACGACGGCGGTCGCGAAGCTCTCCAGGCCGGTGCTCGGGTCGAGTTTCACCACCATCTTCGGGTTCGGCGTCCTCACCATATCGCAGTTCCCCGTGCTCGCGAACTTCGGGGTGACGACGGTCTTCGCCATCGCGTTATCGCTCGTCGCCGCCTTCGGCATCCTGCCGGCGGCGCTGGTAACGGTTCGGCTGATCGAACGGGGCGAGTCGACCACGCCCGCCGATCCGGCGGGGAACTGA
- a CDS encoding NADH:flavin oxidoreductase/NADH oxidase has protein sequence MTADLFTPLELRGTEVPNRVMVSPMCQYSCEGRDGLPTDWHHTHLASRAVGGAGLVMTEATAVEARGRITPHDLGIWSDAHADALADVTASIRDQGSVPGIQLAHAGRKASKTRPWEGSRPLTGGDGWETVAPSAEPWPYEEGETATRRMTDDDIGDVIDAFRAAAERAHDAGFEVAEIHAAHGYLLHEFLSPVANDRDDDYGGCFEDRTRLLREVASAIREVWPDDDPLFVRISATDWLDDRDSWTVADSIRLADDLAPLGVDLIDVSAGGIHPDQSIPSTGPGYQERYARRVRQESEADIAVGAVGGITTAEQADALIRNGRGDLAIVGREHLRDPYFALHAARELDRLDADGIEVPVQYDRAF, from the coding sequence GTGACAGCAGACCTCTTCACACCGCTCGAGCTACGCGGCACCGAGGTTCCGAACCGAGTGATGGTCTCGCCGATGTGTCAGTACTCCTGTGAGGGTCGGGACGGACTCCCGACGGACTGGCACCACACCCACCTAGCCAGTCGGGCCGTCGGCGGCGCGGGCTTGGTGATGACCGAGGCGACGGCCGTCGAGGCCCGCGGGCGGATCACGCCCCACGACCTCGGAATCTGGAGCGACGCCCACGCCGACGCCCTCGCCGACGTCACCGCCTCGATCCGGGACCAGGGGAGCGTCCCCGGCATCCAACTGGCCCACGCCGGTCGCAAGGCCTCCAAGACCCGTCCGTGGGAGGGGAGTCGGCCGCTGACCGGCGGCGACGGCTGGGAGACGGTCGCCCCTTCGGCCGAGCCGTGGCCCTACGAGGAGGGCGAGACGGCGACACGACGGATGACCGACGACGATATCGGCGACGTGATCGACGCCTTCCGCGCGGCCGCGGAGCGCGCCCACGACGCCGGCTTCGAGGTCGCCGAGATCCACGCCGCACACGGCTACCTGCTCCACGAGTTCCTCTCGCCGGTCGCGAACGACCGCGACGACGACTACGGCGGGTGCTTCGAGGATCGGACCCGCCTCCTCCGCGAGGTGGCGAGCGCGATCCGCGAGGTGTGGCCCGACGACGACCCGCTGTTCGTCCGGATCTCCGCGACCGATTGGCTCGACGACCGCGACTCCTGGACCGTCGCGGATTCGATCCGTCTGGCCGACGACCTGGCGCCCCTCGGCGTCGACCTGATCGACGTGAGCGCCGGCGGCATCCACCCCGATCAGTCGATCCCCTCGACCGGACCGGGCTATCAGGAACGCTACGCTCGACGGGTCAGACAGGAGTCGGAGGCCGATATCGCGGTGGGTGCCGTCGGCGGCATCACGACCGCCGAACAGGCCGACGCCCTGATCCGGAACGGTCGCGGGGACCTGGCCATCGTCGGCCGCGAACACCTCCGCGACCCGTACTTCGCGCTGCACGCGGCCCGGGAACTCGACCGACTCGACGCCGACGGCATCGAGGTGCCGGTCCAGTACGACCGCGCCTTCTGA
- a CDS encoding 50S ribosomal protein L11 translates to MAGTIEVLVPGGEATPGPPLGPELGPTPVDVQAVVQQINDETDAFDGMEVPVTVDYDDDGSFTIEVGVPPTAELIKDEAGFETGSGEPQETFVADLTVDQVQKVAEQKQSDLLAYDLKNAAKEVVGTCVTLGVTIEGNDPRQFKERIDDGEYDDQFADEAAA, encoded by the coding sequence ATGGCTGGAACTATCGAAGTGCTCGTTCCCGGCGGCGAGGCCACCCCTGGCCCGCCGCTCGGGCCGGAACTCGGTCCGACGCCGGTCGACGTACAGGCCGTCGTCCAGCAGATCAACGACGAAACCGACGCGTTCGACGGCATGGAAGTCCCCGTCACCGTCGACTACGACGACGACGGCTCGTTCACCATCGAGGTGGGCGTCCCGCCGACGGCCGAACTCATCAAGGACGAGGCCGGCTTCGAGACGGGAAGCGGCGAACCCCAGGAGACTTTCGTCGCCGACCTGACCGTCGACCAGGTGCAGAAGGTCGCCGAGCAGAAACAGTCCGACCTGCTCGCCTACGATCTGAAAAACGCCGCGAAGGAAGTCGTCGGCACCTGCGTCACGCTCGGTGTCACCATCGAGGGGAACGACCCCCGGCAGTTCAAAGAGCGCATCGACGACGGCGAGTACGACGACCAGTTCGCGGACGAAGCGGCCGCGTAA
- a CDS encoding COG1361 S-layer family protein, with protein MSSIGRDGRAAVTALVVLFVMSAVVATPAAAATYSENQEPELVTSVQGSNVLTPGETTTLQVGVQNRGTAVTNSQGETSKLADAFRTAGVTPGAAMATTASVESGSAPVTLRTGEQPVGTISPDGTRQASLELEVAEDASPGTYRLPVTLDFQYVRAVSVDDDDTYVTRRDQTTRTYVTVRIEPAVRLGVESLDGESLNAKEDGRVVATVRNEGSETASDAELVLGESDQLTPRTNGLSLGTLEPGETGTASFRVGVADTGSTDTYTVPFRLRYEDSNGVVRESQVRTGEVTIRDAPSFDLSATTTDLYVDSTGAVALSVTNTGDRPVPNARAVLRPSEPFSPLSTDASLGTLDPGETATARFKLEVADRAIPQEYPLAFTVVYDDTYQDPVESDPLTIPVEVGPEMTFETSGSPTVAAGSTETVEVTVTNTGDGTMHDAVARINANTPFETDDDTAYIGELAPGESRTVTFTVSVDDAATSKAYSLDTTIKYDNSFDRTVVTNVEPTAVEVTDRQGGLLASILRFLGL; from the coding sequence ATGAGTTCAATCGGTCGAGACGGACGCGCCGCAGTGACGGCGCTCGTGGTGCTGTTCGTGATGTCCGCCGTGGTCGCCACCCCGGCTGCTGCCGCGACGTACAGCGAGAATCAGGAGCCGGAACTGGTGACGTCGGTCCAGGGATCGAACGTGCTCACACCCGGCGAGACGACGACCCTGCAGGTCGGGGTCCAGAACCGCGGCACCGCAGTGACGAATTCCCAGGGTGAGACGTCGAAGCTCGCCGACGCCTTCCGGACGGCGGGCGTGACGCCGGGGGCCGCGATGGCCACGACGGCGTCCGTCGAGTCGGGGTCCGCTCCCGTCACCCTCCGAACTGGCGAGCAGCCGGTCGGAACCATCTCACCCGACGGAACGCGGCAGGCCTCGCTCGAACTCGAAGTGGCCGAGGATGCGAGTCCCGGCACCTACCGACTGCCCGTCACGCTCGACTTTCAGTACGTCCGTGCCGTCAGCGTCGACGACGACGACACGTACGTCACCCGCCGGGATCAGACGACCCGGACCTACGTGACCGTCCGGATCGAACCGGCCGTCAGGCTCGGCGTGGAATCGCTCGACGGCGAGAGCCTCAACGCCAAGGAGGACGGTCGCGTCGTGGCCACCGTCCGCAACGAGGGCTCGGAGACGGCGAGCGACGCCGAACTCGTTCTCGGGGAGAGCGACCAGTTGACCCCGCGGACCAACGGCCTCTCGTTGGGCACGCTGGAACCGGGCGAGACGGGAACCGCGTCCTTCCGCGTCGGCGTTGCCGACACGGGGTCGACCGACACGTACACCGTTCCGTTCCGACTGCGGTACGAGGACAGCAACGGCGTCGTCCGGGAGTCACAGGTCCGCACCGGGGAAGTGACCATCCGGGACGCGCCGAGCTTCGATCTCTCGGCGACGACGACCGATCTCTACGTCGACTCGACGGGCGCGGTGGCCCTGTCCGTGACCAACACCGGCGACCGCCCGGTGCCCAACGCACGGGCCGTGTTGCGTCCGTCGGAGCCGTTCTCGCCCCTCTCGACCGACGCCAGCCTCGGCACGCTCGATCCTGGAGAGACGGCAACGGCGCGGTTCAAACTCGAGGTTGCCGACCGAGCGATCCCCCAGGAGTATCCGCTCGCGTTCACCGTCGTCTACGACGACACGTACCAGGACCCCGTGGAGAGCGACCCGTTGACCATCCCGGTCGAAGTCGGCCCGGAAATGACCTTCGAGACGTCGGGGTCGCCGACGGTGGCCGCCGGTTCGACCGAGACGGTCGAGGTGACCGTCACCAACACCGGTGACGGGACGATGCACGACGCTGTCGCTCGCATCAACGCCAACACGCCGTTCGAGACCGACGACGATACGGCGTATATCGGCGAGTTGGCGCCCGGCGAGTCGCGGACGGTCACCTTCACCGTGAGCGTCGACGACGCGGCCACGTCCAAGGCCTACTCGCTCGATACGACGATCAAGTACGACAACTCCTTCGACCGGACCGTCGTCACGAACGTCGAACCGACCGCCGTGGAAGTGACCGATCGGCAGGGTGGCCTGCTCGCGTCCATCCTGCGTTTCCTGGGTCTGTAG
- a CDS encoding ATP-binding protein: protein MSDLGDFTEVSPGDSPDDEATTDEATTAEASRATDDATADDFDTYDVSPSGADHGLGSISVSQGLRVAEDGDDTALKAFITSDNRESVRLGKYVIVPYPDDETLFCRITALEYAQEFEADDATEIHARRAMRRDDFAERDYKFVAALDPVAVLFSEGGELKRRMTDRVPKPGAVVSEATDAEQIKTGLAIPADGVFLGHLAVGGETVRTAARPPTIDYRLTDDYADGDPLVFRHTLVAGGTGSGKTHASKNVLRQYLDSSYPMDDGREVRTAVVQFDPQDEYAQMHDDNPSMDDDFARRLDREGVAHGGHDDTVALVPEVNGASYDGATHRAEQVPFTVPFRMVRRRPWLVAGARLNDNQYQALDYLLDRFFRDYGDEATYDAFTSFLDDPGLREELDESGRIHEATFDAVRRRALGSAFARVFDRDARPVTDLVHELVRPGGLTVVPTYHVTDSRATELVVLAVSSLLVDEKLSNDPDHERIKETPLIVGMDEAHNFLTDAESVQARKVIGKFTEAAKQGRKERLGLFLITQDPQDIADSVFKQVNTKLVLNLGDEDAISSVNIPSTLEDKVPYMEKGQMVVYSPDNSEPVELTGLPTCVTRHGD from the coding sequence ATGTCCGACCTCGGGGATTTCACGGAGGTGTCGCCCGGCGACTCGCCGGACGACGAGGCGACAACCGACGAGGCGACGACGGCCGAGGCGTCGCGGGCGACCGACGACGCGACGGCCGACGACTTCGACACCTACGACGTCTCGCCGAGCGGCGCCGACCACGGCCTCGGCTCCATCTCCGTCTCCCAGGGGCTCCGCGTCGCGGAAGACGGCGACGACACGGCGCTGAAGGCCTTCATCACCAGCGACAATCGCGAGTCGGTCCGCCTCGGGAAGTACGTGATCGTCCCCTATCCGGACGACGAGACGCTCTTCTGTCGCATCACGGCCCTCGAGTACGCCCAGGAGTTCGAGGCCGACGACGCCACCGAAATCCACGCCAGGCGGGCGATGCGCCGCGACGACTTCGCCGAGCGCGACTACAAGTTCGTGGCGGCGCTGGATCCCGTCGCGGTGCTGTTCTCGGAGGGCGGGGAGTTGAAACGCCGGATGACCGACCGGGTGCCGAAGCCGGGGGCGGTCGTGAGCGAGGCGACCGACGCCGAACAGATCAAGACGGGGCTGGCCATCCCCGCCGACGGCGTCTTCCTCGGGCACCTCGCGGTCGGCGGCGAGACGGTGCGGACGGCGGCGAGGCCGCCGACCATCGACTACCGACTCACGGACGACTACGCGGACGGCGACCCGCTGGTCTTCCGGCACACCCTCGTCGCCGGCGGCACGGGGTCGGGGAAGACCCACGCCTCGAAGAACGTCCTCCGGCAGTATCTCGACTCGTCGTACCCGATGGACGACGGCCGCGAGGTGCGGACGGCGGTGGTCCAGTTCGACCCGCAGGACGAGTACGCCCAGATGCACGACGACAACCCGTCGATGGACGACGACTTCGCCCGGCGACTGGACCGTGAGGGAGTGGCCCACGGCGGCCACGACGACACCGTGGCCCTCGTCCCCGAAGTCAACGGGGCGTCGTACGACGGCGCCACCCACCGCGCCGAGCAGGTTCCCTTCACCGTCCCCTTCCGGATGGTCCGTCGGCGGCCGTGGCTGGTCGCGGGTGCCCGTCTCAACGACAACCAGTACCAGGCGCTCGACTACCTCCTCGACCGCTTTTTCCGCGACTACGGCGACGAAGCGACCTACGACGCCTTCACCTCCTTTCTCGACGACCCCGGCCTCCGGGAGGAACTCGACGAGTCCGGGCGGATCCACGAGGCCACCTTCGACGCGGTCCGCCGGCGGGCGCTCGGGTCCGCGTTCGCCCGGGTGTTCGACCGCGACGCCCGCCCCGTGACCGATCTGGTCCACGAACTCGTCCGCCCCGGTGGCCTGACGGTCGTTCCCACGTACCACGTCACCGATTCGCGCGCGACCGAACTGGTCGTCCTCGCGGTGTCCAGCCTGCTGGTCGACGAGAAACTGTCGAACGACCCGGACCACGAGCGGATCAAGGAGACGCCGCTGATCGTCGGGATGGACGAGGCACACAACTTCCTGACCGACGCCGAGAGCGTCCAGGCCCGGAAGGTCATCGGGAAGTTCACCGAGGCGGCAAAGCAGGGCCGCAAGGAGCGACTCGGCCTCTTTCTCATCACCCAGGACCCACAGGACATCGCCGACTCGGTGTTCAAGCAAGTGAACACGAAGTTGGTGCTCAATCTGGGCGACGAGGACGCGATCAGCAGCGTCAACATCCCCTCGACGCTGGAGGACAAGGTGCCCTACATGGAGAAAGGGCAGATGGTCGTCTACTCCCCGGACAACTCCGAACCCGTCGAACTCACGGGCCTGCCGACCTGCGTGACCCGACACGGCGACTGA
- a CDS encoding DUF362 domain-containing protein, translating into MNDSLVVPEDTVATAVGETTFPRMGVIEQIWETDPIPIEEIEGRAAAAVDDLDFSDVPDGGEVAIGAGSRGIANLGSIVSGVVAGVRDRGYEPFVFPAMGSHGGATAEGQREKLDTLGVSEETVGCEIRATMDVETVGETPERGVPVYADANAVAADAIVMVNRIKPHTDFGGEVESGLSKMLVIGMGKQRGAKMAHDWAVDWSLRNMLPEIASQLLEALPVAGGVAIVEDEHDDTTLLEGVPASGFLERERELLETAERRMPKLPFDDLDVLVVDRIGKDISGQGMDTNVTGRRHFTINEPEPESPDVKRIYLRGLTEKTKGNAMGMGQADFVHRDVKAGLDWPKALINAITASTVRGVRLPPVVENDRAGLRGALGTIGPVAGDEARVLRVTDTMRLQRCYASEPLIEAARDRDDLRVIAEPAALAFDDGGEFVAPTPGED; encoded by the coding sequence ATGAACGATTCCCTCGTCGTCCCGGAGGACACCGTCGCGACCGCCGTCGGCGAGACGACGTTCCCCCGCATGGGCGTGATCGAGCAGATCTGGGAGACCGACCCCATCCCGATCGAGGAAATCGAGGGACGGGCCGCGGCTGCCGTCGACGACCTCGACTTCTCGGACGTCCCCGACGGCGGGGAGGTCGCCATCGGCGCCGGTAGCCGCGGCATCGCGAACCTCGGGAGCATCGTCAGCGGCGTCGTCGCGGGCGTCCGTGACCGGGGATACGAGCCGTTCGTCTTCCCCGCCATGGGGAGCCACGGCGGGGCGACCGCCGAGGGACAACGCGAGAAACTCGACACGCTCGGGGTGAGCGAGGAGACCGTCGGCTGCGAGATCCGGGCGACGATGGACGTCGAGACGGTGGGCGAGACGCCCGAACGGGGCGTGCCGGTGTACGCCGACGCCAACGCCGTCGCCGCCGACGCCATCGTAATGGTCAACCGGATCAAACCCCACACGGACTTCGGGGGCGAGGTGGAGAGCGGCCTCTCGAAGATGCTCGTCATCGGCATGGGCAAACAGCGCGGGGCGAAGATGGCCCACGACTGGGCCGTCGACTGGAGCCTTCGGAACATGCTGCCCGAGATCGCGAGCCAACTGCTGGAGGCGCTCCCCGTCGCCGGCGGCGTCGCCATCGTCGAGGACGAACACGACGACACGACGCTGCTCGAGGGCGTCCCCGCCTCGGGCTTTCTGGAACGCGAGCGCGAACTGCTGGAGACGGCCGAGCGGCGGATGCCCAAACTCCCGTTCGACGACCTGGACGTGCTCGTAGTGGACCGGATCGGCAAGGACATTAGCGGACAGGGAATGGATACGAACGTCACCGGCCGCCGCCACTTCACGATCAACGAGCCCGAACCCGAATCGCCCGACGTGAAGCGCATCTATCTCCGGGGGCTGACCGAGAAGACGAAAGGTAACGCCATGGGGATGGGGCAGGCGGACTTCGTCCACCGGGACGTGAAGGCGGGACTCGACTGGCCGAAGGCGCTCATCAACGCCATCACCGCGAGCACCGTCCGCGGCGTCCGACTGCCGCCGGTCGTCGAGAACGACCGCGCGGGGCTCCGGGGGGCGCTCGGGACCATCGGTCCCGTCGCCGGCGACGAGGCGCGGGTCCTGCGGGTCACCGACACGATGCGACTGCAGCGATGTTACGCCTCCGAACCGCTGATCGAGGCGGCGCGCGACCGCGACGACCTGCGGGTGATCGCCGAGCCGGCGGCACTCGCGTTCGACGACGGCGGCGAGTTCGTGGCGCCGACGCCCGGTGAGGACTGA
- a CDS encoding DUF5305 domain-containing protein: MSREWGVRGRILLDEWFAVLVLVGVVLMAVGGYATYTAYEAPGTTTEQRQVSSWEANGTYETRATVTEPNPLYSVGTELSNRPAYFLSISPLVEGTFRFGYQATDGGSVDVTVQQTLILRAVESQPTQSGEERIEFWRLTEPLGTTRTTGIEPGESTELTFERNVNRTYNRMTNISERLGGTPGTIQMLVVSTVEFEGTVNGNDVARTADYRLPVSVSGTTYQVGAVEGESLDGSTTEPFTRQRTYGPAYRIGGPAALIVGFLGLAGLAYGRYDDLFAVSEAERATLQFRSTREEFDDWITTARLPATVSDRPRVEVDGLEGLVDTAIDLDARVFEDPEDGSFYVADDGLLYVCEPPTSGLDTILEGDSTAEAVEDDGDTGDTDDDI, from the coding sequence ATGTCACGGGAGTGGGGGGTGCGCGGACGGATCCTGCTGGACGAGTGGTTCGCGGTCTTGGTCCTGGTCGGCGTGGTACTGATGGCGGTCGGCGGGTACGCGACGTACACAGCCTACGAGGCTCCCGGAACGACGACCGAGCAGCGACAGGTCTCCTCGTGGGAGGCCAACGGAACTTACGAGACGAGGGCAACGGTGACGGAGCCGAACCCGCTGTATTCGGTCGGCACCGAGCTTTCGAATCGACCCGCGTACTTCCTCTCCATCAGTCCGCTCGTCGAGGGGACGTTCCGGTTCGGCTACCAGGCGACCGACGGTGGGAGCGTGGACGTGACCGTCCAGCAGACGTTGATACTCCGCGCGGTCGAATCCCAGCCGACTCAGAGCGGGGAAGAACGTATCGAGTTCTGGCGGCTCACCGAACCACTCGGGACGACGCGCACGACCGGCATCGAACCGGGCGAATCGACCGAACTCACCTTCGAACGCAACGTCAACCGGACGTACAACCGGATGACGAACATCTCGGAGCGGCTCGGCGGGACGCCCGGTACGATTCAGATGCTCGTCGTCTCGACGGTCGAGTTCGAGGGCACCGTCAACGGGAACGACGTGGCGCGGACGGCGGACTACCGGCTCCCCGTTTCGGTCAGTGGGACCACCTATCAGGTCGGCGCCGTCGAGGGTGAATCGCTCGACGGATCGACGACCGAACCGTTCACCCGGCAGCGGACGTACGGACCGGCGTACCGGATCGGTGGCCCGGCCGCGCTGATCGTGGGCTTCCTTGGCCTCGCCGGCCTTGCGTACGGACGGTACGACGATCTGTTCGCCGTCTCCGAAGCCGAGCGTGCGACACTGCAGTTCCGATCGACTCGCGAGGAGTTCGACGACTGGATCACGACCGCACGGCTCCCCGCGACCGTCAGCGACCGTCCCCGGGTCGAAGTCGACGGACTGGAAGGTCTCGTCGACACGGCCATCGACCTCGACGCCCGCGTGTTCGAGGACCCCGAGGACGGCAGTTTCTACGTCGCCGACGACGGCCTCCTGTACGTGTGCGAACCGCCGACGAGCGGCCTCGATACGATTCTCGAGGGCGACAGCACGGCGGAGGCAGTCGAGGACGACGGCGACACGGGGGATACGGACGACGACATCTGA
- a CDS encoding M42 family peptidase: MSLDPDRRAFLHRLLETPSPSGFETRGQRVWLDYVDEFADEVRTDDYGNAVAIHRGDPDVDTSFAVAGHADEIGFIVRRIDDDGYVRIGAIGGADRTVSKGQHVTVHGDDPVPGVVGQTAIHLRETGEESYDDIGEQSVDVGATDGDEARDLVSVGDPVTFSTTVEELHGSRVAARGLDNRIGVWAAAEALRRAAAADVDATVYAVSTIQEEVGLQGARMVGVDLSPDAVVAVDVTHATDSPGIPEKRRSPVELGEGPVVSRGSANHPVLVDLARTVADDADVDVQLQATGTRTGTDADAFYTASGGTPSLSLGLPNRYMHTPVEVIDEVDLRDLGALLGAMAERADDLEDFAVDV; the protein is encoded by the coding sequence ATGTCACTCGACCCGGACCGCCGGGCGTTCCTGCACCGCCTCTTGGAGACGCCGAGTCCCTCGGGCTTCGAGACGCGCGGGCAGCGCGTCTGGCTGGACTACGTGGACGAGTTCGCCGACGAGGTGCGGACCGACGACTACGGCAACGCGGTGGCGATCCACCGCGGCGATCCGGACGTCGATACGTCCTTTGCCGTCGCCGGCCACGCCGACGAGATCGGATTCATCGTCCGCCGGATCGACGACGACGGCTACGTCCGCATCGGCGCCATCGGCGGCGCCGACCGCACCGTCTCCAAGGGCCAACACGTGACCGTCCACGGCGACGACCCCGTGCCCGGCGTTGTCGGGCAGACGGCGATCCACCTCCGCGAGACCGGCGAGGAGAGCTACGACGACATCGGCGAACAGTCCGTCGACGTGGGGGCGACCGACGGCGACGAGGCCCGCGACCTGGTCTCGGTCGGCGACCCGGTCACGTTCTCGACGACGGTCGAGGAGCTCCACGGGTCGCGGGTGGCGGCCCGCGGCCTCGACAACCGGATCGGCGTCTGGGCGGCCGCCGAGGCGCTCAGGCGCGCGGCCGCGGCCGACGTCGACGCGACGGTGTACGCCGTGAGCACGATCCAGGAGGAGGTCGGCCTGCAGGGCGCGCGGATGGTCGGGGTCGACCTCTCACCGGACGCGGTGGTCGCGGTCGACGTGACCCACGCCACCGACTCGCCGGGCATCCCCGAGAAGCGGCGGAGTCCCGTCGAACTGGGCGAGGGACCCGTCGTGTCGCGGGGGAGCGCCAACCACCCCGTCCTCGTCGACCTGGCGCGAACGGTCGCCGACGACGCGGACGTGGACGTCCAGTTGCAGGCGACGGGCACCCGCACCGGCACCGACGCCGACGCCTTCTACACGGCGAGCGGGGGGACGCCGTCGCTGAGCCTCGGCCTGCCGAACCGCTACATGCACACGCCGGTCGAGGTGATCGACGAGGTGGACCTCCGCGATCTGGGGGCGTTGCTCGGCGCGATGGCCGAGCGAGCGGACGATCTCGAGGACTTCGCGGTCGACGTGTGA